Proteins encoded together in one Camelina sativa cultivar DH55 chromosome 9, Cs, whole genome shotgun sequence window:
- the LOC104715396 gene encoding uncharacterized protein LOC104715396 produces MNIDPICSRCLRDDETIEHILFLCPYAESVWELANIPIQALYLPSISSEFFLEAVFALQNDNEVPLEMKLLPFWTLWHIWKTRNNFIFDEKSEDPNHIVWRARADVREWCRVVLLPHDPPPLISKPTHWNRPPQTMLKCNFDASFDPITYETRGGWILRDYRGISNGWGAANMRYASSPLEAEGKALLNAMQQTWIRGIRHVIFEGDCELLIKMMNKSIYIASIDGVYQDILHWSLKFDNTEFVYTPRNCNRTAHVLAKFGCSTDLFYSSCFHPPV; encoded by the coding sequence ATGAATATTGATCCTATATGCTCGAGATGTTTACGAGATGATGAGACAATTGAACACATCCTATTTTTATGTCCATATGCTGAATCCGTTTGGGAATTAGCAAATATACCGATACAGGCCCTGTATTTGCCTTCTATCTCTAGTGAATTCTTCTTAGAAGCGGTCTTTGCATTGCAAAATGATAATGAGGTTCCATTGGAAATGAAGCTACTACCTTTTTGGACTCTTTGGCATATCTGGAAGACAAGAaacaatttcatttttgatgaaaaatCGGAAGACCCAAACCATATAGTATGGCGAGCTAGAGCGGATGTTCGAGAATGGTGTCGAGTTGTTTTACTTCCTCATGACCCTCCACCCTTGATATCAAAACCAACACACTGGAACAGGCCTCCTCAAACTATGCTTAAGTGCAATTTCGATGCGAGTTTTGATCCCATAACATATGAGACTCGAGGTGGGTGGATTTTACGTGATTACAGAGGAATATCTAATGGTTGGGGAGCTGCGAATATGAGATATGCTTCATCGCCTTTGGAAGCTGAGGGGAAGGCGCTACTGAATGCAATGCAACAAACATGGATACGGGGAATAAGACATGTCATATTCGAGGGTGATTGCGAGTTGCTTATTAAGATGATGAATAAATCAATATACATTGCTTCAATCGATGGTGTCTATCAAGATATATTACACTGGTCTCTGAAATTTGACAATACTGAATTTGTTTACACTCCAAGAAACTGTAATAGAACAGCTCATGTATTAGCAAAATTCGGTTGTAGTACTGAtctcttttattcttcttgtttCCATCCCCCTGTTTGA